Below is a genomic region from Candidatus Cloacimonadota bacterium.
GCCCCGAACCGATCCCAACCCCACTTATGGTCCTCTCATCCGCCTCAAGCGCCTGGGCCAGAACGGCAGGATCATCTACATAAAGAAACTCCGCACTATGCACCCCTACAGCGAATATCTGCAGGAATACGTCTTTAAGGCCAACGACTTGCAGGAAGGCGGAAAGTTCAAAAACGATTTCCGCGTGACCTCCTGGGGCCGAATACTGCGCGCCCTCTGGATCGACGAACTGCCCCAACTGCTCAACTGGCTTAGTGGCGACCTCGCTCTAGTGGGTGTGCGCGCCCTCAGCGAACACTATTATTCCCTCTATCCGCCGGACATGCAGCAGCTGCGGCTTAAAGTAAAACCCGGCCTCTTGCCGCCTTTTTACACCGATCTGCCTCAAACTTTCGACGAAATCGTGGAGTCAGAGCGCCGCTACATCCTGGCCAAACAAGCCAAGCCTTGCGCTACCGACTGGAAATACTTCTGGAGCGGGGTTTGGAACATCATCTTCAATCGGGCTCGCAGCAATTGAATTATCCTACGGATTCAACTGATAGGCATAATGTAGTAATTTGCGGGGCTGGTTATTTGCATGTTAATACGGATTAACGGATTTCACGGAATTACGGAAAAAGATTCATGAGCTTGCTGTATGAAGAACTGACCGATAAAATCTTGGGAGCATGCCTGGAAGTGTATAATTAGCTCGGCTGCGGTTTTTGGAAGCTGTATACTCTGATGCTTTGGAAGTTGAGTTTGAGCTGATGAACATCCCGTACAAAAAGGAAAAAGATTATTACATCACTTATAAAGGAAAGAGGTTCAGCAAGTATTACAAGGTTGATTTTCTTTGTTTTGATAAGATAATCATAGAGATCAAAGCCGTCGAATCCATCCTGCCCATCCATAAGCAGCAGGTTTTTAACTATCTGCGCTTGTCAGATCTGAAGCTGGGTTTCGTGATTAATTTTGGCTCCACCAGCTTACAATGGCAACGAGTTCCCAATCTGTACACCAAAACTGTCAATCCGTCAAATCCGTACTAGATTCAAATACCCGGATAATCCGTAGATAATTGTGAGGAATTCCATGAAACCCTGTTTGGCCTTTATTTTCTTTATGCTGCTAGTATCCTGTCTGATGGCTCAACTGGTTAATCCAGCGCCTCAGCCATTGCCTTATTCACAAGACTTTTCCAGCTTGCTCCACAGCTCCAGCACATGGCCGGATGGCATGACGGGATGGAGGACCACTCAAACACCCAGTACTGAATACTGCATTGATCCCCCTGCTTATAACAAAGCCCTTACTGCTTACGGATACTCTGACAATCCGCAGGCAACCATATACAACTATGACGGTAAGATAGGCTTACTGGATTCTAACACAGGCTGGTGCTTTGCCATCGTTTTTGCCCTGGACACCAGCGGTAAACAAAACATCCAGATTGATTACGACATCATGACCATCCGCAATCCATACTCTCCACCGTATGACGATCACATCAACGAAGCCACTCTGCAATACAGGATCGGCACGGTCGGGAATTTCACCACTCTGACGGGCATTGAGTACCAAAACAACACTACACAACAGATCAACGGCACCACCGTTCCCCAGAATCTGCAGCACAGATCCATCCTCCTGCCCTCAGCATGTGAAAACCGTCAGGAACTGCAAATCAGGCTCGTATCACGCTTGGTAAGCGGTTCCGGAAGCTACCGCCCCAGCTTCGCCATCGACAACATTTACGTCACCGGCGAGGACATTTCCACCCTGCCTGTGGAGCTTTCATCCTTTACAGCCTCGCTTACGGCGGAAAACCTTGTACGTCTGGACTGGACCACCCAATCCGAGACCGGAGTGCTGGGATTTTATATTTATCGCGGATTGGAGCCGGATCCTGGCGCCGCATTGCTGGCTTCGCCGCTGATCCCGGCCACTAATACCTCCATCCCATGCAGCTATTTCTTCGCGGATGCCGAACTTCATGTTTCGGGCACTTACAGCTACTGGCTGCTTAGCGTGGATTTTAACGGAGCCGAAGCCTGGCACGGTCCGGTTACGGTGGTTTACAATTCTGATGGATTGCAGTCTGGACCTGATGTTCTTCAAACCACCGGACTGAGTGGCGTTTTCCCCAATCCCTTTAATCCTTGTGCCAGCATCGATTTCTTTTTGGAAACGCCCGCCTTGGTGGCCTTCAGGATCTTTGATGCCCGGGGTAGGCTGGTCCGTGAACTGGAGCCGGGTTTGTGTCCCGCTGGACAGCAGCGCGTGGAATGGGATGGCCGCAACGCCTCCGGAAGCCTCTGCGGCAGCGGGACCTACCATATCCGGATGGATGTGGGCACACGCAGCTTTAC
It encodes:
- a CDS encoding GxxExxY protein, which produces MEAVYSDALEVEFELMNIPYKKEKDYYITYKGKRFSKYYKVDFLCFDKIIIEIKAVESILPIHKQQVFNYLRLSDLKLGFVINFGSTSLQWQRVPNLYTKTVNPSNPY